From one Streptomyces sp. R41 genomic stretch:
- a CDS encoding enoyl-CoA hydratase/isomerase family protein: MILHATDNAVSWITLNRPEAMNALTWDQRERVIALLEQASADPDVRAVVITATGRGFCAGADLRGGPPAGERVPGDVARTIRRGAQRLIAAVLDCEKPVIAAVNGTAAGIGAHLAFACDLVLAAEPAKFIEVFVRRGLVPDGGGAYLLPRLIGPQRAKELMFFGDALTAADAERIGLVNRVVPPHELEKTAREWSERLATGPTRALALTKQLVNASLDTDRTAAFAAEAAAQEINMTTADANEGVASFVERRSPRYKGR; encoded by the coding sequence TTGATACTTCACGCCACTGACAACGCCGTCTCGTGGATCACTCTCAACCGCCCCGAGGCCATGAACGCCCTCACCTGGGACCAGCGGGAACGCGTGATCGCGCTGCTCGAGCAGGCGTCCGCCGACCCGGACGTACGGGCCGTCGTGATCACGGCGACGGGCCGCGGTTTCTGCGCGGGCGCGGACCTGCGCGGGGGACCGCCGGCCGGGGAACGGGTGCCGGGCGACGTCGCCCGCACCATCCGCCGCGGCGCCCAGCGCCTGATCGCCGCCGTCCTCGACTGCGAGAAGCCGGTGATCGCGGCGGTCAACGGGACGGCGGCCGGCATCGGCGCGCACCTCGCCTTCGCGTGCGACCTCGTACTCGCGGCGGAGCCGGCCAAGTTCATCGAGGTGTTCGTGCGCCGCGGGCTCGTCCCCGACGGCGGCGGAGCCTACCTGCTGCCCCGCCTCATCGGCCCGCAGCGCGCCAAAGAGCTGATGTTCTTCGGCGACGCGCTGACGGCCGCGGACGCGGAACGGATCGGCCTCGTCAACAGGGTCGTACCGCCGCACGAGCTGGAGAAGACCGCCCGTGAGTGGTCCGAGCGCCTCGCCACCGGCCCGACCCGCGCCCTCGCCCTCACCAAACAGCTGGTCAACGCCTCCCTGGACACCGACCGCACGGCCGCCTTCGCCGCCGAGGCCGCCGCGCAGGAGATCAACATGACGACGGCGGACGCCAACGAGGGGGTCGCCAGTTTCGTGGAGCGGCGGAGCCCTCGGTACAAGGGCCGCTGA
- a CDS encoding flavin reductase family protein, with the protein MGHAGMAAAAVRYLRSAGAPTVAGPVEALPRPVLRAVGDDERAPVDQAEFRRVLGNFATGVTVVTASAAEGEDTLSPAGFACQSFSSLSLDPPLVCFMVGRTSTSWPRIARAGVFCVNVLGAHQGELCRGFAVSGADKFAGVAYDAAPVSGSPRLVGATAWIDCTIHAVHTGGDHLIVVGRVDALGTGDGADDMAPLLFHKGRFI; encoded by the coding sequence ATGGGACACGCAGGGATGGCGGCCGCCGCCGTCCGCTACCTCAGGTCGGCCGGGGCCCCTACCGTCGCGGGGCCCGTCGAGGCGTTGCCGCGCCCGGTTCTGCGCGCGGTCGGCGACGACGAACGGGCACCGGTCGATCAGGCCGAGTTCCGCCGCGTACTGGGGAACTTCGCGACCGGCGTGACCGTGGTGACCGCATCGGCCGCCGAAGGCGAAGACACCCTTAGCCCGGCCGGTTTCGCCTGCCAGTCCTTCTCCTCCCTCTCCCTCGACCCTCCGCTGGTCTGCTTCATGGTCGGCCGTACGTCGACGTCCTGGCCGCGGATCGCCCGCGCGGGCGTCTTCTGTGTGAACGTCCTCGGGGCCCACCAGGGCGAGCTGTGCCGCGGCTTCGCGGTGAGCGGCGCGGACAAGTTCGCCGGGGTCGCGTACGACGCCGCGCCCGTCTCCGGCTCGCCCCGCCTCGTGGGCGCCACGGCCTGGATCGACTGCACGATCCACGCGGTGCACACGGGCGGGGACCACCTCATAGTGGTGGGGCGCGTGGACGCGCTCGGCACCGGCGACGGCGCCGACGACATGGCGCCACTGCTGTTCCACAAGGGGCGCTTCATCTAG
- a CDS encoding MFS transporter, whose amino-acid sequence MTQTTDAIVPTQEPSVPGRPRIHRAWFVAAVTFVTIIGAAAFRSLPGLLIDPLHQDFHWSRGTIGAAVSINLALYGLTAPFAAALMDRFGIRRVVAIALTVIAVGSGLTVWMTAAWQLLLCWGLLVGLGSGSMALAFAATVTNRWFTERKGLVTGILTAASASGQLIFLPLLSWIVTKHGWRPASVTVSLAALAVVPFVWLLLRDHPADVGQKPYGATEFVPKPEPVQGAARRAVTVLLSAVRTGPFWLLAGTFAICGASTNGLIQTHFVPAAHDHGMPITAAASLLAVIGVFDVIGTVASGWFTDRFEPRRLLAVYYALRGISLLFLPMLLAPTVHPPMIFFIVFYGLDWVATVPPTLALCREQYGEDSAIVFGWVLASHQVGAALVAFLGGVARDVFGSYNVVWYASGTLCAVAALMALVIRRRPVRVAAALA is encoded by the coding sequence GTGACCCAGACAACCGATGCCATCGTCCCCACACAGGAGCCCTCTGTCCCGGGCCGCCCCCGCATCCACCGCGCGTGGTTCGTCGCCGCCGTCACCTTCGTGACGATCATCGGCGCGGCGGCCTTCCGTTCGCTGCCGGGGTTGCTGATCGATCCGCTGCACCAGGACTTCCACTGGTCGCGCGGCACGATCGGCGCCGCGGTCTCGATCAACCTCGCGCTGTACGGGCTGACCGCGCCGTTCGCGGCCGCGCTGATGGACCGCTTCGGTATCCGGCGCGTGGTGGCGATCGCCCTGACCGTGATCGCGGTCGGCTCCGGGCTGACCGTGTGGATGACGGCCGCCTGGCAGCTCCTGCTCTGCTGGGGCCTGCTGGTGGGCCTGGGCTCCGGCTCGATGGCGCTCGCGTTCGCGGCGACGGTCACGAACCGGTGGTTCACCGAGCGGAAGGGCCTGGTGACGGGCATCCTGACGGCGGCCTCGGCGTCGGGCCAGCTGATCTTCCTGCCGCTGCTGTCCTGGATCGTCACGAAGCACGGCTGGCGTCCCGCCTCGGTGACCGTCTCCCTCGCGGCCCTCGCGGTCGTCCCCTTCGTCTGGCTGCTGCTGCGGGACCACCCGGCGGACGTGGGCCAGAAGCCGTACGGGGCGACGGAGTTCGTGCCGAAGCCCGAGCCGGTGCAGGGGGCCGCCCGGCGCGCGGTGACCGTCCTGCTCTCCGCGGTCCGCACCGGACCCTTCTGGCTGCTGGCCGGCACGTTCGCGATCTGCGGCGCCTCGACGAACGGCCTGATCCAGACGCACTTCGTGCCCGCGGCTCACGACCACGGCATGCCGATCACGGCGGCGGCCTCGCTGCTCGCGGTCATCGGCGTCTTCGACGTGATCGGAACGGTCGCCTCCGGATGGTTCACCGACCGCTTCGAGCCTCGCCGGCTGCTGGCGGTGTACTACGCGCTGCGCGGCATCTCGCTCCTCTTCCTCCCGATGCTCCTCGCGCCGACCGTGCACCCCCCGATGATCTTCTTCATCGTCTTCTACGGCCTCGACTGGGTCGCCACCGTCCCGCCCACGCTGGCCCTGTGCCGCGAGCAGTACGGCGAGGACAGCGCCATCGTCTTCGGCTGGGTCCTCGCCTCGCACCAGGTCGGCGCCGCCCTCGTCGCCTTCCTCGGCGGCGTCGCACGGGATGTCTTCGGTTCGTACAACGTGGTCTGGTACGCCTCGGGCACGCTGTGCGCGGTGGCGGCGCTGATGGCGCTGGTGATCCGGCGCCGACCGGTTCGGGTGGCGGCGGCCCTGGCGTGA
- a CDS encoding GlxA family transcriptional regulator → MAEQQAPSHTARAHAAPSQQAPAPTEAPLQHASSRHRVVVLALDGLLPFELGIPQRIFGKARDAEGRHLYDVVTCSVRPPGPVTTDADFAVLVANGPEALATADTVVVPASYELGPVHEEGLLTPELATALAHIRPGTRLVSICTGGYVLAAAGYLDGRPATTHWMHAEHFQELFPKIKVDADVLFIDDGDVLTSAGVAAGIDLCLHLVRRDHGAAVANDVARRTVVPPHRDGGQAQYIQRPVPDAQAATTTAARAWALARLHEPIQLRDMAEQESMSVRTFTRRFREEVGVSPGQWLTQQRVERARYLLESSDLSIDQVAGDAGFGTAQSMRQHLQAALGVTPTTYRRTFRSGSGGSGNAGGDGGGSDNSLVSSGG, encoded by the coding sequence ATGGCCGAACAGCAGGCACCCTCGCACACCGCACGCGCGCACGCGGCGCCTTCGCAGCAGGCGCCCGCACCGACGGAAGCCCCGCTCCAGCACGCGTCCTCCAGGCACCGCGTCGTCGTCCTCGCCCTCGACGGGCTGCTGCCCTTCGAGCTGGGCATCCCGCAGCGCATCTTCGGCAAGGCGCGCGACGCGGAGGGACGGCATCTGTACGACGTCGTCACCTGCTCGGTCCGGCCGCCCGGCCCCGTCACGACGGACGCCGACTTCGCCGTCCTCGTCGCGAACGGCCCGGAGGCGCTGGCCACCGCCGACACCGTCGTCGTCCCCGCCTCGTACGAACTCGGCCCCGTCCACGAGGAAGGCCTGCTCACGCCCGAACTGGCCACCGCCCTCGCCCACATCCGCCCCGGCACCCGCCTCGTCTCGATCTGCACCGGTGGATACGTCCTCGCCGCCGCCGGCTATCTCGACGGCCGCCCGGCCACCACGCACTGGATGCACGCCGAGCACTTCCAGGAGCTCTTCCCCAAGATCAAGGTCGACGCCGATGTGCTCTTCATCGACGACGGGGACGTCCTCACCTCCGCCGGTGTCGCGGCCGGGATCGACCTGTGCCTCCATCTCGTACGCCGCGACCACGGCGCCGCCGTCGCCAACGACGTGGCCCGCCGCACCGTCGTACCGCCGCACCGTGACGGCGGCCAGGCGCAGTACATCCAGCGCCCCGTGCCGGACGCGCAGGCGGCCACCACGACCGCCGCCCGCGCCTGGGCGCTCGCCCGCCTCCATGAGCCGATCCAGCTGCGCGACATGGCCGAGCAGGAGTCCATGTCGGTACGCACCTTCACGCGCCGCTTCCGCGAGGAGGTCGGCGTCAGCCCCGGACAGTGGCTCACTCAGCAGCGCGTCGAACGGGCCCGCTACCTGCTGGAGTCCAGCGACCTGTCGATCGACCAGGTGGCGGGGGACGCCGGCTTCGGCACGGCCCAGTCGATGCGGCAGCATCTACAGGCGGCGCTCGGTGTCACTCCCACTACGTATCGGCGCACGTTCCGGTCCGGGAGCGGGGGGTCCGGGAACGCCGGGGGCGACGGCGGAGGTTCCGACAACTCCCTTGTTTCCTCCGGAGGCTGA
- a CDS encoding Zn-dependent alcohol dehydrogenase: MRGVIFDGKQTQVVDDLEIRDPGPGEVRVAISAAGLCHSDLSVVDGTIPFPVPVVLGHEGAGVVEAVGAGVTHVEPGDHVSLSTLANCGACAECDRGRPTMCRKAIGMPQQPFARDGRPLYQFASNSAFAERTVVKAVQAVRIPKDIPLTSAALIGCGVLTGVGAVLNRARVDRGDSVLVIGTGGIGLNVIQGARIASALQIVAVDSNPAKEPVARQFGATHFLTSTEGVKDILPLGADHAFECVGRVELIRQAIDLLNRHGQAVLLGVPPATAEASFLVSSMYLDKSILGCRYGSSRPQRDIALYADLYREGRLLLDELVTATYPVEDFDKAAQDAHEGRVARAVLTF; this comes from the coding sequence ATGCGAGGCGTGATCTTCGACGGGAAGCAGACCCAGGTCGTGGACGATCTGGAGATACGCGATCCGGGGCCGGGGGAGGTACGGGTCGCGATCTCCGCTGCCGGGCTGTGCCACAGCGACCTGTCTGTGGTGGACGGGACCATACCGTTCCCCGTTCCTGTGGTGCTCGGCCATGAGGGCGCGGGTGTGGTGGAGGCGGTGGGCGCGGGCGTCACCCATGTCGAGCCCGGCGACCATGTGTCCCTGTCCACGCTCGCCAACTGCGGGGCCTGCGCCGAGTGCGACCGGGGGCGGCCGACGATGTGCCGCAAGGCCATCGGAATGCCGCAGCAGCCGTTCGCGCGGGACGGCCGGCCGCTGTACCAGTTCGCGTCCAACTCGGCCTTCGCGGAAAGGACGGTGGTGAAGGCGGTCCAGGCCGTCCGGATTCCGAAGGACATCCCGCTGACGTCCGCCGCGCTCATCGGCTGCGGCGTCCTGACAGGCGTCGGCGCCGTCCTGAACCGCGCCCGCGTGGACCGCGGCGACAGCGTCCTGGTCATCGGCACCGGCGGCATCGGCCTCAACGTCATCCAGGGCGCCCGGATCGCGAGCGCCCTGCAGATCGTCGCGGTCGACTCCAACCCGGCGAAGGAGCCGGTGGCCCGACAGTTCGGCGCGACGCACTTCCTGACCTCGACGGAGGGCGTGAAGGACATCCTCCCCTTGGGCGCGGACCACGCCTTCGAGTGCGTCGGACGCGTCGAACTCATCCGCCAGGCCATCGACTTGCTCAATCGCCACGGCCAGGCGGTACTCCTCGGAGTCCCTCCGGCGACCGCCGAGGCCTCCTTCCTCGTCTCCTCCATGTATCTGGACAAGTCGATCCTCGGTTGCCGTTACGGCTCCTCGCGCCCGCAACGGGACATCGCCCTGTACGCGGACCTGTACCGGGAGGGCCGCCTGCTCCTGGACGAGCTGGTGACGGCCACCTACCCGGTGGAGGACTTCGACAAGGCGGCGCAGGACGCACACGAGGGAAGGGTGGCGAGGGCGGTGCTGACGTTCTGA
- a CDS encoding acyl-CoA dehydrogenase family protein: MEFGFGPKDETFRGEARAWLEAHLTGAPARRAWERELGRAGWIGLGWDEDGYGNRRGSLTQQVVWAEEYARAKAPARSGHIGENLLAPTLIAHGTQEQKARFLPPIARGEELWCQGYSEPGAGSDLAGVRTAAVRETATDSYRVTGQKIWTSLAHEANWCFVLARTQPDSARHHGLSFLLVPMNQPGRIEVRPIRQLTGTSEFNEVFFDGASARAEHVVGGEGNGWRVAMSLLGFERGVSTLAQQIGFAEELGRVVKTAAATGAAADPVVRDRLVRQWAELRTMRWNALRTLGSSGNPADAGAPSVAKLLWGGWHRRLGELAVAVRGAGAAVGPADWSAAAPYELDELQHLFLFGRADTIYGGSDEIQRTIIAERVLGLPREPKG; encoded by the coding sequence GTGGAGTTCGGATTCGGCCCCAAGGACGAGACGTTCCGGGGTGAGGCGAGGGCTTGGCTGGAGGCGCACCTCACCGGCGCCCCCGCCCGTCGGGCCTGGGAACGGGAGCTCGGCCGGGCCGGCTGGATCGGCCTCGGCTGGGACGAGGACGGATACGGCAACCGCCGAGGCAGCCTGACCCAACAGGTCGTCTGGGCGGAGGAGTACGCCCGAGCGAAGGCCCCGGCCCGCTCGGGCCACATCGGCGAGAACCTTCTGGCACCCACCCTCATCGCCCACGGCACACAGGAACAGAAGGCCCGCTTCCTGCCCCCCATCGCCCGAGGCGAGGAACTCTGGTGCCAGGGCTACAGCGAGCCGGGAGCGGGCTCGGACCTGGCGGGCGTGCGGACCGCCGCCGTACGCGAAACCGCCACCGACTCCTACCGTGTCACCGGCCAGAAGATCTGGACGTCCCTCGCCCACGAGGCCAACTGGTGCTTCGTACTCGCCCGTACGCAACCGGACTCCGCCCGCCACCACGGCCTGTCCTTCCTGCTCGTCCCGATGAACCAGCCGGGCCGCATCGAGGTCCGCCCGATCCGCCAGCTGACCGGCACGAGCGAGTTCAACGAGGTCTTCTTCGACGGCGCGTCGGCCCGTGCCGAGCACGTGGTCGGCGGCGAAGGCAATGGCTGGCGTGTCGCGATGAGCCTCCTCGGCTTCGAGCGAGGCGTGTCGACGCTGGCCCAACAGATCGGCTTCGCCGAGGAGTTGGGGCGCGTGGTGAAGACGGCCGCCGCAACGGGCGCGGCCGCCGATCCCGTCGTACGCGACAGGCTCGTACGCCAGTGGGCCGAGCTGCGCACGATGCGCTGGAACGCCCTGCGCACGCTGGGGAGTTCCGGGAACCCTGCGGATGCCGGGGCGCCCAGCGTGGCGAAGCTGCTGTGGGGCGGCTGGCACCGGCGGCTCGGGGAGCTGGCGGTGGCGGTGCGAGGCGCCGGCGCGGCGGTGGGCCCGGCGGACTGGTCGGCGGCGGCACCGTACGAACTGGACGAGCTCCAGCACCTGTTCCTGTTCGGCCGGGCCGACACGATCTACGGCGGCTCGGACGAGATTCAGCGCACGATCATCGCCGAGCGCGTGCTCGGCCTGCCTAGGGAGCCGAAGGGCTGA
- a CDS encoding SDR family oxidoreductase produces the protein MGNFLAGKVIAVTGAGRGIGRAVALAAAAEGARVVVNDYGVSIEGAEPTSSVADAVVKEIEAAGGDAVAVADDISTMAGGQRVVDAALTSYGRIDGVVCVAGILRERMLFNMSEQEWDPVVATHLKGTFTLFRAASAVMRKQGSGTLIGFTSGNHQGSVSQANYSAAKGGIISLVRSAALGLHKYGVTANAVAPVARTRMSANVPMELKEIGEPEDVAALVVYLLSDRAREERITGQVYTIAGPKIAVWAQPRELRAGYAEGTWTPEKIADFLPGTVGVDPMPLLEQVEAMARAASEGARPNG, from the coding sequence GTGGGGAACTTCTTGGCAGGCAAGGTCATCGCCGTCACCGGGGCGGGGCGGGGGATCGGCCGTGCCGTCGCCCTCGCCGCCGCGGCCGAGGGCGCGCGCGTCGTCGTCAACGACTACGGCGTCTCCATCGAGGGCGCCGAGCCGACGAGTTCGGTCGCCGACGCCGTCGTCAAGGAGATCGAGGCGGCGGGCGGCGACGCGGTCGCGGTGGCCGACGACATCTCGACGATGGCCGGCGGGCAGCGGGTCGTCGACGCGGCGCTGACGTCGTACGGGCGCATCGACGGAGTGGTGTGCGTGGCCGGCATCCTGCGCGAGCGCATGCTCTTCAACATGTCCGAGCAGGAGTGGGACCCGGTGGTCGCCACGCACCTCAAGGGCACGTTCACGCTCTTCCGCGCCGCCTCCGCGGTGATGCGCAAGCAGGGCTCCGGGACGCTGATCGGTTTCACCAGCGGAAACCACCAGGGGTCGGTGTCGCAGGCCAACTACAGCGCCGCGAAGGGCGGAATCATCTCCCTCGTCCGGAGCGCGGCGCTCGGCCTGCACAAGTACGGGGTCACGGCGAACGCGGTCGCCCCCGTCGCCCGGACACGCATGTCGGCGAACGTCCCCATGGAACTGAAGGAGATCGGCGAACCGGAGGACGTGGCCGCGCTGGTGGTCTATCTGCTGTCGGACCGCGCCCGCGAGGAACGCATCACCGGGCAGGTGTACACCATCGCCGGCCCCAAGATCGCCGTCTGGGCCCAGCCCCGGGAACTGCGCGCCGGATACGCCGAGGGCACCTGGACCCCCGAGAAGATCGCGGACTTCCTGCCGGGGACGGTGGGGGTGGATCCGATGCCGCTGCTGGAGCAGGTGGAGGCGATGGCGAGGGCGGCGTCGGAGGGGGCGCGACCGAATGGGTAG
- a CDS encoding cyclase family protein, which produces MSLPTLHPEFHEIAKRVNNWGRWGADDEIGTLNLITDEVVREAAGCVRSGRRVPLALPLQQDGVQTGMIPGRVNPLHTMVQINQELFGPGTVACSDDAVTMGLQAATHWDALTHVSHSGKLYNGRPADTITPHGGAEFSGIDKPRHIVSRGVLLDVARARGQDRLEGGHAVTPEDLDAAEELAGTRVRAGDIVLVRTGQIQVYLAGDKHGYGYPSPGLSVRTPEWFHARDVAAVANDTLTFEIFPPEIEDLWLPVHALDLVEMGMLQGQNWNLEELSTACGQEGRYAFLLSAMPEPFVGGTGTPVAPVALL; this is translated from the coding sequence ATGTCACTGCCGACGCTTCATCCGGAGTTTCACGAGATCGCCAAGCGCGTGAACAACTGGGGGCGCTGGGGGGCTGACGACGAGATCGGGACCCTGAATCTCATCACCGACGAGGTGGTACGGGAGGCCGCCGGCTGCGTCCGCAGTGGTCGCCGGGTCCCGCTCGCCCTTCCTCTCCAGCAGGACGGCGTGCAGACCGGCATGATCCCGGGGCGCGTCAATCCGCTGCACACCATGGTGCAGATCAACCAGGAACTCTTCGGGCCGGGCACGGTCGCCTGCAGCGACGACGCCGTGACCATGGGGCTCCAGGCGGCGACCCACTGGGACGCGCTCACCCATGTCTCCCACTCCGGGAAGCTCTACAACGGCCGTCCGGCCGACACGATCACCCCGCACGGCGGCGCCGAGTTCAGCGGGATCGACAAGCCACGGCACATCGTCTCGCGCGGCGTACTGCTCGACGTCGCGCGAGCGCGGGGCCAGGACCGGCTGGAGGGTGGGCACGCCGTGACGCCCGAAGACCTGGACGCGGCCGAGGAGTTGGCGGGGACGCGGGTGAGGGCGGGCGACATCGTCCTCGTACGGACAGGGCAGATCCAGGTGTATCTCGCGGGCGACAAACACGGATACGGGTATCCGTCACCCGGACTGTCCGTCCGTACCCCGGAGTGGTTCCACGCGCGCGATGTCGCGGCGGTCGCGAACGACACCCTCACCTTCGAGATCTTCCCGCCCGAGATCGAGGACCTCTGGCTGCCCGTGCACGCGCTCGACCTGGTCGAGATGGGGATGCTGCAGGGCCAGAACTGGAATCTCGAAGAGTTGTCCACAGCCTGTGGACAAGAAGGACGCTACGCCTTCCTGCTGTCGGCCATGCCCGAACCCTTCGTGGGCGGTACGGGCACACCGGTGGCACCCGTCGCCCTGCTGTAG
- a CDS encoding ATP-binding protein: protein MQVLQVQLEIRPDPAEVGRARRWARSRLAGSGIGADEPLAETLILLVSELVTNAVVHTGCPAVLRLSLPGGAEAATVRLEVADSSARPPCPRHAEGDETNGRGLELVDGLADRWGWNPEGAGKRIWCEVDRCAPGASAGTAYPAYEDFAYEAV, encoded by the coding sequence GTGCAGGTGCTTCAAGTGCAGCTGGAGATCCGGCCCGACCCCGCGGAGGTGGGGCGAGCCCGGAGGTGGGCCCGTTCACGGCTCGCCGGGTCCGGGATAGGGGCCGATGAACCGCTCGCCGAGACGCTGATCCTGCTCGTCTCCGAACTCGTCACCAACGCCGTGGTGCACACCGGCTGTCCGGCCGTGCTGCGGCTGTCCCTGCCGGGCGGGGCCGAGGCCGCCACCGTCCGCCTGGAGGTGGCCGACTCCAGCGCCCGGCCCCCGTGTCCCCGGCACGCCGAGGGCGACGAGACCAACGGCCGTGGCCTGGAGCTCGTCGACGGTCTCGCGGACCGCTGGGGCTGGAACCCCGAGGGCGCCGGCAAGCGCATCTGGTGCGAGGTGGACCGCTGCGCGCCGGGAGCTTCGGCGGGGACCGCGTATCCGGCGTACGAGGACTTCGCGTACGAAGCGGTCTAG
- a CDS encoding acyl-CoA dehydrogenase family protein gives MDFQLTDDQRALKAGVRQLLTARFGRERLRAAADDGPPGLDRALWRELGEAGFFALRLPEADGGVGLGLPEAVLAFEEAGRVLLPGPLIATHLAADVVAGAAAGETVVAAVDGGLVEWLAEADVVRGDATGAEPLRSVDPLTPLHRVRTSGVSAGADPDAVLLTSLLTAAEQLGSAARTCELAVQHARTREQFGQPIGAFQAVKHLCAQMLVRVEVARAAVYAAAVTADPTDVAAARLLADEAAVRGARDCLQVHGGMGFTWESDVHLYLKRAWVRTQRAMGATESEDVLADDLLAGAGQRGSVQGRREKGSYECRGSWHTGITER, from the coding sequence GTGGACTTCCAACTCACGGATGATCAGCGGGCGTTGAAGGCGGGCGTGCGCCAGCTGCTGACCGCGCGCTTCGGCCGGGAGCGGCTGCGGGCCGCCGCGGACGACGGGCCGCCAGGGCTCGACCGGGCGCTGTGGCGCGAGCTCGGCGAGGCGGGGTTCTTCGCGCTGCGGCTGCCCGAGGCGGACGGCGGGGTCGGACTCGGTCTGCCGGAAGCGGTGTTGGCCTTCGAGGAGGCGGGGCGGGTGCTGCTGCCCGGCCCGCTGATCGCGACGCACCTCGCGGCGGACGTGGTGGCCGGGGCGGCCGCCGGCGAGACCGTGGTGGCCGCCGTCGACGGGGGGCTCGTGGAGTGGCTGGCCGAGGCGGATGTCGTACGAGGGGACGCGACCGGCGCCGAGCCGCTGCGGTCGGTGGACCCGCTGACGCCGCTGCACCGGGTGCGTACGTCCGGCGTATCCGCGGGGGCAGACCCCGACGCCGTACTGCTCACCTCGCTCCTCACCGCCGCCGAACAGCTCGGCAGCGCCGCCCGTACCTGCGAGCTGGCCGTGCAACACGCCCGGACGCGGGAGCAGTTCGGGCAGCCGATCGGGGCCTTCCAGGCGGTGAAGCACCTGTGCGCGCAGATGCTGGTGCGGGTGGAGGTGGCGCGCGCGGCTGTCTACGCGGCCGCCGTGACCGCCGACCCGACGGATGTCGCCGCGGCCCGGCTGCTCGCCGACGAGGCCGCCGTGCGCGGCGCCCGCGACTGCCTCCAGGTGCACGGCGGCATGGGCTTCACCTGGGAGTCCGACGTCCATCTGTACCTCAAGAGGGCATGGGTGCGGACGCAGCGTGCGATGGGAGCCACGGAGAGTGAGGATGTGTTGGCGGACGATCTCTTGGCCGGAGCGGGCCAAAGGGGCTCTGTGCAGGGGCGTCGCGAGAAGGGCTCGTATGAATGTCGCGGATCGTGGCATACCGGAATTACAGAGCGTTGA
- a CDS encoding acyl-CoA dehydrogenase produces the protein MDLAYTPEEEEFRARLREWLAKALATLPPKPSPDDWPGRRAYDLGWQRMLYDAGYAGLHWPVDAGGRGATPTQHLIYLEETEKAGAPYVGANFVGLLHAGPTIASEGSAGQRVRWLPPVLRGEEVWCQGFSEPDAGSDLAALRTRAWRDGDDYVVSGSKIWTSHAEVADWCELLVRTDATAPKHRGISWLAMPMDAPGITVRPLRTLAGSTEFAEVFLDEVRIPVANRVGAENDGWRVTMVTLSYERGTAFVGEVVACRRVLGELAREARENGRWDDPALRRRLGRLNAEFRALWRLTQWNVSESQRTGGVPGVGGSVFKLRYSHTRQELYDAAAEVLGPEALDVGREWTLDRLSSLSYTIAAGTSQIQQNIVAERILGLPKGR, from the coding sequence GTGGACCTGGCGTACACCCCTGAGGAGGAGGAGTTCCGGGCGCGGCTGCGCGAGTGGCTCGCCAAGGCGCTTGCGACGCTGCCCCCGAAGCCGTCCCCCGACGACTGGCCGGGCAGACGGGCGTACGACCTCGGCTGGCAGCGGATGCTGTACGACGCCGGGTACGCGGGCCTGCACTGGCCCGTGGACGCGGGCGGCCGGGGCGCCACCCCGACGCAGCACCTCATCTACCTGGAGGAGACGGAAAAGGCGGGCGCCCCCTACGTAGGGGCCAACTTCGTCGGGCTGCTGCACGCCGGGCCGACCATCGCCTCCGAAGGCAGTGCCGGACAGCGGGTGCGCTGGCTGCCGCCGGTGCTGCGCGGCGAGGAGGTCTGGTGCCAGGGCTTCAGCGAACCGGACGCCGGCTCGGACCTCGCGGCGCTGCGCACGCGCGCGTGGCGGGACGGCGACGACTACGTAGTGAGTGGGTCCAAGATCTGGACTTCCCACGCGGAGGTCGCCGACTGGTGCGAGCTGCTGGTCCGCACCGACGCCACCGCCCCCAAGCACCGCGGCATCTCGTGGCTCGCCATGCCCATGGACGCGCCCGGGATCACCGTCCGGCCGCTGCGGACGCTCGCGGGCTCCACCGAGTTCGCCGAAGTCTTCCTGGACGAGGTGCGCATCCCGGTCGCCAACCGCGTCGGCGCCGAGAACGACGGCTGGCGGGTGACCATGGTGACCCTGTCGTACGAGCGCGGTACAGCCTTCGTCGGAGAGGTCGTCGCCTGCCGGCGCGTGCTGGGCGAACTCGCCCGCGAGGCACGCGAGAACGGCCGCTGGGACGATCCCGCGCTGCGCCGCCGGCTCGGCCGGCTGAACGCCGAGTTCCGCGCCCTGTGGCGGCTCACGCAGTGGAACGTCAGCGAGTCGCAGAGGACCGGGGGAGTGCCCGGAGTCGGCGGCTCGGTCTTCAAGCTGCGGTACTCGCACACGCGCCAGGAGCTGTACGACGCCGCCGCCGAGGTCCTCGGCCCCGAGGCGCTCGACGTCGGGCGGGAGTGGACCCTGGACCGGCTCTCGTCACTGTCGTACACCATCGCGGCCGGCACCTCGCAGATCCAGCAGAACATCGTGGCCGAGCGGATCCTGGGCCTTCCCAAGGGGCGGTGA